A single region of the Hoeflea prorocentri genome encodes:
- a CDS encoding amidase — translation MDLMRNDPLNAFVDSKGPAIETLARGPLSGCTLAVKDIFDVAGHKTGCGNPDKQAGTAPAKTTAPAVQMLLDAGASFIGKTQTDELAFSLTGQNAHFPRAINPAAPDRVTGGSSSGSAAAVAGGLTDIATGSDTGGSIRAPASYCGLVGLRTTHGLIPLDGTMPLAESFDVFGWFARDIDLYIQVAELLLPPAASKPSRLIRLDEQETLLAGTREMDAYRRAIRDVHELLGNADDKTLTSLDVEARYWCLRKTQAFEAWRNHGTWIAGADRRLGPGIKERFAYGETISADIYDAEIMKRAALRSELEDLLGNDGLIVMPTVPGAAPLAAASFDDLQDYRERAIRLLCLSGLTGLPQLTLPIAHVDGAPLGISLLGPGGSDLALLALGRTIMNLAVANGE, via the coding sequence ATGGATCTGATGCGAAACGATCCGCTCAATGCCTTTGTGGATTCGAAAGGTCCTGCCATTGAAACTCTGGCCAGGGGGCCTTTGTCCGGCTGCACGCTCGCGGTCAAGGACATTTTCGATGTTGCGGGGCACAAGACAGGATGCGGCAATCCGGATAAACAGGCCGGAACCGCCCCGGCCAAGACGACGGCGCCGGCGGTCCAGATGCTGCTTGATGCCGGAGCCAGCTTCATCGGCAAGACGCAAACCGATGAACTGGCCTTTTCCCTGACCGGCCAGAATGCACACTTCCCGCGCGCCATCAATCCGGCTGCGCCGGACCGGGTGACGGGCGGGTCCTCATCCGGCTCGGCCGCGGCTGTGGCCGGTGGCCTGACGGACATCGCCACAGGATCAGACACAGGCGGTTCAATCCGCGCCCCGGCCTCCTATTGCGGGCTGGTCGGATTGCGGACCACCCATGGCCTTATCCCGCTTGACGGCACCATGCCGTTGGCCGAGAGCTTTGACGTGTTCGGCTGGTTCGCCCGGGACATCGACCTCTACATTCAGGTTGCCGAGCTTCTCCTGCCGCCCGCGGCTTCCAAACCGTCACGACTGATCCGGCTTGATGAACAGGAAACTTTGTTGGCCGGAACGCGCGAAATGGACGCCTATAGGCGTGCCATAAGAGATGTCCACGAGCTTTTGGGCAATGCCGACGACAAGACCCTGACATCACTGGATGTCGAGGCGCGATACTGGTGTTTGCGAAAGACCCAGGCATTCGAGGCCTGGCGCAATCACGGAACATGGATTGCCGGCGCCGATCGACGGCTCGGCCCCGGCATCAAGGAGCGCTTTGCCTATGGCGAGACCATCAGCGCCGATATCTATGATGCTGAAATCATGAAACGCGCTGCCCTCAGATCGGAACTTGAGGACCTGCTCGGCAATGACGGACTGATCGTCATGCCAACGGTACCGGGCGCTGCGCCGCTTGCCGCCGCATCGTTCGACGACTTGCAGGATTATCGCGAGCGGGCCATCCGCCTCCTGTGTCTGTCTGGGCTCACCGGTCTGCCGCAGCTTACACTGCCGATCGCGCACGTTGACGGCGCTCCGCTCGGAATATCACTTCTGGGCCCCGGAGGTTCCGACCTTGCCCTGCTCGCGCTCGGCAGGACCATCATGAACTTAGCCGTGGCAAACGGGGAGTAA
- a CDS encoding DUF1007 family protein has product MPVTLAKDGLKILGWTCVLAAVGNTAAKAHPHVFAEARLEVSITDDGSIGELRHVWRFDELFSSTVLLEFDMNANLKFEPEELAEVGKIVHASLADFDYYTSIISNGKDVGISAPDAIHVDFADGQLLMLFAVTPDRPVPLNGTISFGVYDPTMYTAIDFLNDSDLVVEGRLGACQRSVIRPDPDEILAQNQESLTEAFFNDPEGNDFSKFFATRLELKC; this is encoded by the coding sequence ATGCCTGTGACACTGGCTAAGGACGGCCTGAAGATATTGGGATGGACCTGCGTATTGGCGGCCGTGGGCAACACGGCAGCCAAGGCCCATCCGCATGTCTTCGCCGAGGCTCGCCTCGAGGTCAGTATTACTGACGACGGCTCCATCGGTGAACTGCGACATGTCTGGCGCTTTGACGAGCTGTTCTCCTCAACCGTGCTTCTCGAGTTCGACATGAACGCGAATTTGAAATTCGAACCGGAAGAACTGGCCGAGGTCGGCAAGATCGTGCACGCATCGCTGGCTGATTTCGACTACTACACATCGATCATAAGCAACGGCAAAGATGTCGGCATCTCCGCACCCGACGCTATCCATGTCGACTTCGCCGACGGCCAGCTTTTGATGTTGTTTGCAGTTACGCCTGACCGTCCGGTCCCGTTGAACGGAACGATAAGCTTTGGCGTATACGACCCAACCATGTACACGGCCATCGATTTCCTCAATGACAGCGATCTTGTCGTCGAGGGCCGTCTGGGCGCTTGTCAGCGCTCCGTCATTCGGCCCGACCCCGATGAGATCCTGGCCCAAAACCAGGAATCATTGACCGAGGCATTCTTCAATGATCCCGAGGGGAATGACTTTTCAAAGTTCTTCGCAACCCGGCTCGAGTTGAAATGTTGA
- the modC gene encoding molybdenum ABC transporter ATP-binding protein gives MSLDVRLTSQLGSFRIEADFRAEAGVTALFGHSGSGKTSILKMIAGLVRPQEGRISAEDLVMFDSSNGTDVPAQNRRVGMVFQDARLFPHMTVARNLTYGRWAGRRAETVDFSRICNLLGIADLLNRYPATLSGGEKQRVAIGRALLADPALLLMDEPLASLDQDRKREILPYLEEVRDETGLPIVYVSHEVDEVARLADTLVLLNEGKVLGSGDAADMFSRLDFGPALGRHEASSLLSGMVNRVDSSYGLSEITLEGGHQLYIVSDRLRIGDRLRMRIKARDVALSLRAPEDVSVRNVLPAAVSDFVVEDSPFVEIVLDVSGQALRARVTRHAFDELSIHQGQNVFAMIKSVAIGQRMLSGRVAARGG, from the coding sequence ATGAGCCTCGATGTCCGGCTGACCTCGCAATTGGGCTCGTTCAGGATCGAAGCCGATTTTCGCGCCGAGGCGGGCGTGACGGCGCTGTTCGGTCATTCGGGGTCCGGCAAGACCAGCATCTTGAAGATGATTGCCGGGCTCGTGCGACCGCAGGAAGGCCGCATCAGCGCCGAAGACCTTGTCATGTTCGACAGCAGCAACGGGACCGATGTTCCCGCTCAAAACCGCCGGGTGGGCATGGTCTTTCAGGACGCGCGGCTGTTCCCGCACATGACGGTCGCACGCAATCTGACCTATGGGCGGTGGGCCGGGCGGCGTGCGGAAACGGTAGATTTTTCGCGGATCTGCAACCTCCTCGGGATCGCCGATCTGCTGAACCGCTATCCCGCGACCCTTTCGGGTGGAGAAAAACAGCGTGTCGCCATCGGCCGGGCGCTGCTTGCCGACCCGGCGCTGCTGCTGATGGATGAACCGCTTGCCTCACTGGATCAGGACCGGAAACGTGAGATTTTGCCCTATCTGGAGGAAGTGCGCGACGAAACCGGCCTGCCTATTGTCTATGTCAGCCACGAAGTGGATGAGGTCGCGCGGCTTGCCGATACGCTGGTGCTGCTGAACGAGGGAAAGGTGCTCGGATCGGGCGACGCCGCCGATATGTTCTCACGGCTCGACTTCGGTCCGGCGCTTGGACGGCACGAAGCAAGTTCGTTGCTTTCGGGAATGGTGAACAGAGTGGACAGCTCATATGGCCTGTCCGAGATTACGCTCGAAGGCGGCCATCAACTCTATATCGTAAGTGATCGTCTGCGGATCGGGGATCGGTTGCGTATGCGCATCAAGGCGCGCGATGTTGCTCTTTCGCTCAGGGCTCCCGAGGATGTCAGCGTGCGTAATGTTTTGCCTGCAGCGGTGAGCGACTTTGTGGTTGAGGACAGCCCCTTTGTGGAAATCGTGCTTGACGTGTCCGGACAGGCCCTGCGCGCGCGCGTCACTCGGCACGCCTTTGATGAATTGAGCATTCACCAGGGGCAGAATGTTTTTGCCATGATCAAGTCCGTTGCGATCGGCCAGCGCATGCTGTCCGGACGTGTGGCGGCCAGGGGCGGCTGA
- the odc2 gene encoding ornithine/lysine decarboxylase, protein MTTERIIDFLNTRRPDGPCLVVDLDVVRDNFTAFRRALPDSAIYYAVKANPSPEILRLLASMGSNFDAASVSEIEMALEAGATPDRISFGNTIKKERDIARAHELGVTMFAVDAVEEVEKIARAAPGARVFCRVLTDCEGAEWPLSRKFGCAPDMALDVLRVAHTLGLTAHGVSFHVGSQQTDINAWDRALGDARGVFDSLAADGIVLKMVNLGGGFPTRYLKDVPAAEAYGQAIFEALSRHFGNRIPETIIEPGRGMVGNAGVIKAEVVLVSRKADNDNLRWVYLDIGKFGGLAETMDEAIRYPIRTARDDDRFEPCVLAGPTCDSADVLYEKTPYPLPVSLTIGDEVLIEGTGAYTTTYSSVAFNGFEPLKSYVI, encoded by the coding sequence ATGACCACTGAGCGTATTATCGACTTTCTGAACACACGACGACCGGACGGACCGTGCCTCGTTGTCGATCTGGATGTCGTCAGAGACAATTTCACCGCCTTTCGCCGCGCGCTGCCGGACAGTGCGATCTATTATGCGGTCAAGGCCAATCCATCGCCTGAAATCCTGCGGTTGCTTGCGTCGATGGGATCGAATTTCGACGCCGCATCGGTGAGCGAAATCGAAATGGCGCTGGAGGCCGGGGCAACGCCCGACCGCATCTCTTTCGGCAATACGATCAAGAAGGAGCGCGATATTGCGCGCGCCCATGAGCTGGGCGTGACGATGTTCGCTGTCGATGCTGTTGAAGAGGTGGAGAAGATTGCGCGGGCCGCACCCGGCGCGCGCGTTTTCTGCCGTGTGCTGACTGATTGTGAAGGTGCGGAATGGCCGCTGTCGCGCAAATTCGGCTGTGCGCCTGATATGGCGCTGGACGTATTGCGTGTGGCCCACACGCTCGGGCTGACGGCCCATGGCGTTTCGTTTCACGTCGGCTCTCAGCAGACCGATATCAATGCCTGGGACAGGGCGCTCGGCGATGCGCGTGGCGTCTTCGACAGCCTTGCGGCGGACGGTATTGTCCTGAAAATGGTCAATCTGGGCGGCGGGTTTCCGACCCGTTACCTCAAGGATGTACCGGCGGCGGAAGCCTATGGGCAGGCGATTTTCGAAGCGCTCAGCCGGCATTTCGGCAACCGGATTCCCGAGACGATTATCGAGCCCGGGCGCGGCATGGTGGGCAATGCCGGGGTGATCAAGGCCGAGGTGGTTCTTGTCTCGCGCAAGGCCGACAATGACAATCTGCGCTGGGTCTATCTTGATATCGGCAAATTTGGCGGTCTTGCGGAGACCATGGATGAAGCGATCCGCTATCCGATCCGCACCGCTCGCGACGATGACCGGTTCGAACCCTGTGTTCTGGCCGGCCCGACCTGCGACAGCGCCGATGTCCTCTACGAAAAGACACCTTATCCATTGCCGGTTTCTCTGACGATCGGCGATGAGGTGCTGATTGAGGGAACGGGTGCCTATACGACCACTTATTCGTCAGTGGCGTTTAACGGGTTCGAGCCGCTCAAATCCTACGTGATCTGA
- the modA gene encoding molybdate ABC transporter substrate-binding protein, whose amino-acid sequence MLWRLTVAIMALCATLASVQASERTLVFAAASMKDAVEAVARAYEAETGNAVAVSFAGSGALARQIEAGAPADLYLAANAEWMDYLEARELIDAESRLDVAGNELVAVARSDGSNKTKTGAPDVLRTGRFAMGDPSHVPAGIYARQALETLQLWNELQSLAAFGENVRIALALAARGDVAFALVYRSDAAMRDDVDVVYRFSGDLHAPIVYPLALTADANAGAQAFYDYFTLQAESGALEPFGFTKPATVGKGS is encoded by the coding sequence ATGCTTTGGCGATTGACCGTGGCGATCATGGCGCTTTGCGCAACGCTTGCATCAGTGCAGGCGAGCGAACGCACGCTCGTTTTTGCAGCGGCGAGCATGAAAGATGCCGTTGAAGCGGTCGCCCGTGCCTACGAGGCGGAAACCGGCAATGCGGTCGCGGTGTCGTTTGCCGGCTCCGGCGCATTGGCCCGGCAGATCGAGGCCGGGGCGCCGGCCGATCTTTATCTTGCGGCCAATGCTGAATGGATGGATTATCTCGAAGCACGAGAACTGATCGATGCCGAGAGCCGGTTAGATGTCGCCGGCAATGAGCTGGTCGCGGTCGCGCGATCGGATGGCTCAAACAAGACCAAAACCGGAGCGCCCGATGTGCTTAGAACCGGGCGTTTTGCCATGGGCGATCCTTCGCATGTTCCGGCCGGAATCTATGCGCGTCAGGCCCTTGAAACATTGCAATTGTGGAATGAACTTCAATCCCTCGCGGCGTTCGGGGAAAATGTTCGAATAGCCCTGGCGCTTGCCGCCCGCGGTGATGTCGCCTTTGCGCTGGTCTACCGCAGCGATGCCGCCATGCGTGACGACGTGGATGTCGTCTACCGGTTTTCCGGCGATCTGCACGCACCGATCGTTTATCCGCTGGCGCTTACGGCTGACGCGAACGCGGGCGCGCAAGCCTTCTACGACTATTTCACCTTACAGGCCGAAAGCGGAGCACTTGAGCCCTTTGGCTTCACCAAACCCGCAACCGTCGGCAAGGGATCCTAG
- a CDS encoding pyridoxal phosphate-dependent aminotransferase: MQTVAAFDRIGEENAFAVLARAAALQAEGRDIVNLGIGQPDFKTPPHIVEAAIRALRDGHHGYTPANGLPEAREAVVRRTLTTTGVEVSPDTVMIMPGGKPAMFAAITMFGEPGAEILYPDPGFPIYRSMIDYTGAKAIPVPIREENGFAFSAEETLSRITPATRLLIVNSPANPTGGVTPRAEIEKLVAGLQNHPNVAVLSDEIYDVMTYDGEAHTSLLTFPEIRNRLIVLNGWSKTWAMTGWRMGWSIWPNGPDGAYLYDKVRKLAVNCWSCVNTPSQFAGIAAIDGPQDEVNAMIAAFDRRRLLVTERLNAIANISCATPKGAFYAFPNISATGFKAKELASRLLEEAGVALVGGPDFGDFGEGYIRLSCAASEERISVAIDRMAAFLETETGGN, encoded by the coding sequence ATGCAAACAGTCGCCGCTTTCGATCGTATCGGCGAAGAAAACGCCTTCGCCGTTCTGGCACGCGCCGCAGCACTGCAGGCCGAGGGGCGCGATATCGTCAATCTGGGGATTGGACAGCCTGATTTCAAAACGCCGCCCCATATTGTCGAAGCGGCCATCAGGGCGTTGCGCGACGGACATCACGGCTACACGCCGGCCAACGGGCTTCCGGAGGCCCGCGAAGCCGTCGTCCGCCGGACCTTGACCACGACCGGCGTCGAAGTGTCTCCCGACACAGTAATGATCATGCCGGGTGGCAAACCGGCCATGTTCGCGGCCATCACCATGTTCGGCGAACCGGGCGCGGAAATCCTCTACCCCGATCCGGGCTTTCCCATCTATCGCTCGATGATCGACTACACTGGCGCGAAGGCCATCCCTGTACCGATCCGCGAGGAAAACGGTTTTGCCTTCTCGGCAGAGGAGACGTTGTCTAGGATTACGCCCGCAACGCGTCTCCTGATCGTCAATTCACCGGCAAATCCGACCGGCGGCGTCACCCCGCGCGCCGAGATCGAAAAGCTCGTCGCCGGCCTTCAGAACCATCCGAATGTCGCTGTTCTTTCCGACGAGATTTACGACGTCATGACCTATGACGGCGAGGCGCACACCTCGCTTCTGACCTTTCCCGAGATCCGCAACCGGCTCATCGTTCTCAACGGCTGGTCCAAGACCTGGGCAATGACCGGATGGCGCATGGGTTGGTCGATCTGGCCAAACGGCCCGGATGGCGCATATCTTTACGACAAGGTCCGCAAACTGGCGGTCAATTGCTGGTCCTGCGTCAACACACCGAGCCAGTTTGCCGGCATTGCGGCAATCGACGGGCCCCAGGACGAGGTGAACGCAATGATCGCCGCTTTCGACCGCCGCCGGCTGCTCGTGACGGAGCGACTGAACGCAATCGCGAACATAAGCTGCGCAACGCCGAAAGGTGCGTTCTACGCGTTTCCGAATATCTCCGCGACCGGCTTCAAGGCAAAAGAGCTGGCCTCCCGCCTGCTTGAAGAAGCCGGCGTCGCATTGGTAGGCGGTCCCGACTTCGGCGATTTCGGCGAAGGCTATATCCGGCTGTCCTGCGCCGCTTCGGAGGAAAGAATATCCGTTGCCATCGACCGCATGGCGGCATTTCTGGAAACAGAGACCGGCGGCAACTGA
- the modB gene encoding molybdate ABC transporter permease subunit, with product MPESAVAGIVLLSLRVSAVAMLFAVPAAFAIAWVLARHDFYGKSVLQALVTLPLVLPPVVTGYFLLILFGAGGPLGHLFDALGIDFAFRWTGAALAAAVMAFPLLVRPMRLSIEALDTGLEEAAATLGAGRITRFFTITLPMVLPGVIAGGVLGFAKALGEFGATITFVSNIPGETRTLSLAIYTMLQSPAGDGTMALLIAVSACLAIGSVLLSEWLGRRVDIRRRA from the coding sequence ATGCCGGAGAGTGCAGTCGCGGGCATCGTGCTCCTGTCGCTGAGGGTTTCGGCCGTGGCCATGCTGTTTGCCGTTCCTGCGGCATTTGCCATTGCCTGGGTTCTGGCGCGGCACGACTTTTACGGCAAAAGCGTGCTGCAGGCCCTGGTGACCTTGCCGCTGGTCCTGCCGCCGGTCGTTACGGGCTATTTTCTGCTCATCCTTTTTGGTGCGGGCGGTCCTCTGGGGCACCTGTTCGATGCCCTCGGCATTGATTTCGCCTTCCGCTGGACCGGCGCGGCGCTGGCTGCGGCGGTCATGGCCTTTCCTCTGCTGGTGCGCCCGATGCGCCTTTCCATCGAAGCGCTCGACACCGGGCTTGAAGAGGCCGCAGCGACGCTGGGCGCGGGGCGGATAACGCGGTTTTTCACCATTACCCTGCCCATGGTGCTGCCCGGCGTGATCGCCGGCGGCGTGCTGGGCTTTGCAAAGGCACTGGGCGAATTCGGTGCGACCATTACGTTCGTGTCGAATATACCGGGAGAAACGCGAACGCTGTCTTTGGCAATCTACACGATGCTGCAAAGCCCGGCAGGCGATGGAACCATGGCGCTGCTGATCGCGGTTTCCGCGTGTCTGGCGATCGGGTCAGTTCTGTTGTCCGAATGGTTGGGCCGGCGGGTTGACATCAGGAGGCGCGCATGA
- a CDS encoding LysR family transcriptional regulator codes for MDTLTRIRAFIDVVEAEGFSAAARKNGRSKALLSKYVRELEDDLGALLLNRTTRQFSLTEAGHTYYRSASDILKEIDNLADLVRESNRDLKGTIRVSAPRTFTDADIGRSMIDFAIENPEIKLEITSDDRFVDLVEEGFDVAIRITRLADSGLIARKLAPFKAYICASPDFIKRHPELKHPSDLANVPCITDTNSRSLNNWHFRGESGATETVSVKGPIEVNSPSASMKAVRAGVGVSALPDFVAWPLLKSGEIVTLFDEYMPDDAGIYAVYPHRRYLPAKVRAFVDYLAAWFKQYGGYCDR; via the coding sequence ATGGATACACTGACACGCATCCGGGCATTCATTGACGTCGTCGAGGCCGAGGGTTTTTCCGCCGCTGCCCGAAAGAACGGCCGCTCAAAGGCGCTGCTCTCGAAATATGTGCGGGAGCTGGAAGACGATCTCGGCGCTCTGCTTCTCAACCGGACCACGCGGCAATTCTCCCTGACCGAGGCCGGGCACACCTATTACCGGTCCGCATCGGATATCCTCAAGGAGATCGATAACCTGGCGGATCTGGTGCGCGAATCGAACCGGGACCTGAAGGGAACGATCCGCGTCTCAGCCCCGCGTACGTTCACCGACGCCGATATCGGCCGTTCGATGATCGATTTCGCCATAGAAAACCCGGAGATCAAACTCGAAATCACATCGGATGACCGTTTCGTCGATCTCGTCGAGGAAGGATTTGACGTTGCCATCCGCATCACAAGGCTGGCCGATTCGGGACTGATCGCCCGCAAGCTTGCCCCGTTCAAGGCCTATATCTGCGCCAGCCCCGATTTCATCAAACGCCACCCGGAGCTCAAACACCCGTCGGACCTGGCCAATGTGCCGTGCATCACCGACACAAACAGCCGTTCTCTCAACAATTGGCATTTTCGTGGAGAATCCGGCGCGACGGAAACGGTCTCCGTGAAAGGTCCGATTGAGGTCAACAGCCCGTCGGCAAGCATGAAGGCCGTCAGGGCGGGTGTCGGCGTCTCCGCACTGCCTGATTTCGTCGCCTGGCCGCTATTGAAGAGCGGCGAGATTGTCACGCTGTTCGACGAATACATGCCGGACGATGCCGGTATCTATGCCGTTTATCCACACCGGCGTTATCTGCCGGCGAAAGTACGCGCTTTTGTCGACTATCTTGCCGCCTGGTTCAAGCAATATGGCGGATATTGCGATCGTTAA
- a CDS encoding nickel/cobalt transporter produces the protein MLKQNVRPATTVILGLCLCALAASPGLAQSSLGIGTAEPSIAGGGTFASVFSWINAQQQEFYRAMSGALKAMREDPAKLWVLIGLSFAYGVFHAAGPGHGKAVISSYVIANEQTLRRGVVISFLAAFMQGVVAIAIVGVTYLALHGTSISMRDATHTLEIASYALIAAFGAWLLIRKLRPLMRAVTPAFAHAEAAGAPHHHHDHDHSHIHHSHAHSHDHDHSHGHEIGADGVCSTCGHSHAPDPARLQAERLDLREAWSAIVAIGLRPCSGALIVLTFALLNGLFVGGVLSVAAMSIGTAITVSILATLAVMAKNTAVRFASSQSAAARVGTAIEITGALFVLLIGLTLLFAALQA, from the coding sequence ATGTTGAAGCAAAACGTGCGGCCAGCAACCACTGTGATTCTTGGCTTGTGCCTTTGCGCACTCGCCGCATCGCCAGGGCTGGCGCAATCCTCGCTGGGGATCGGCACAGCCGAGCCGAGCATTGCCGGCGGCGGCACGTTTGCATCTGTCTTCAGCTGGATCAACGCGCAGCAACAGGAGTTTTACCGCGCAATGTCCGGCGCATTGAAAGCTATGCGCGAGGACCCGGCCAAACTCTGGGTGCTGATCGGCCTGTCCTTTGCTTATGGCGTATTCCACGCCGCCGGGCCCGGTCACGGCAAGGCGGTGATTTCATCCTACGTCATTGCGAACGAACAGACACTGCGCCGCGGCGTGGTGATCTCATTTCTCGCTGCCTTCATGCAGGGGGTCGTCGCCATCGCTATTGTGGGGGTAACCTACCTTGCGCTTCACGGCACAAGCATATCCATGCGCGATGCGACCCATACGCTCGAAATCGCCAGCTACGCGCTGATCGCAGCTTTCGGGGCCTGGCTTCTCATTCGCAAACTGCGACCGCTCATGCGTGCTGTGACGCCCGCCTTCGCCCATGCCGAGGCGGCAGGTGCCCCCCATCATCATCACGATCACGATCATTCCCACATCCATCACAGCCACGCGCACAGTCACGATCACGACCATAGCCACGGCCACGAGATCGGCGCCGATGGAGTGTGCTCGACCTGCGGTCACAGCCATGCCCCGGACCCGGCGCGGCTACAGGCCGAACGGCTGGACCTGCGCGAGGCCTGGTCGGCCATCGTGGCCATCGGCTTGCGCCCCTGCTCGGGCGCGCTGATTGTTCTGACCTTTGCCTTGCTGAACGGTTTGTTTGTCGGCGGGGTCCTCTCTGTTGCCGCCATGTCGATCGGCACCGCGATCACCGTTTCTATCCTGGCAACCCTTGCTGTGATGGCCAAGAACACGGCTGTCCGCTTCGCCAGCAGCCAATCGGCCGCAGCACGCGTTGGAACCGCTATCGAGATAACGGGAGCGTTGTTCGTCCTGTTGATCGGCTTGACGCTTCTATTCGCCGCCCTTCAGGCGTAG
- a CDS encoding multidrug effflux MFS transporter: MSAGMLRSALILGLLSCVGPLSIDMYLPALPTVADHLDSTVGAVQMTLTVFFIAFGASQLVYGPIADQVGRKPPLYFGLAIFILGSVGCAMAPNIEVLMAARFVQGLGAAVLMVIPRAIIRDLHTGVEATRLMALIMLVISVSPMLAPLAGSGMILLAGWRSIFLLLCVAAVCSLLLTGFMLPETLKPENRVVFNRRSFMKGARTLLTDTEFMGLTFIGGFGMASFFVFIASASFVYSDQFGLSPTGFSIAFAINAIGFFAASQTAAGFGKRFGMARVVSAAVAGFCVLTIILFALTLAGYGSLVVIVGFLFAANACLGLVIPTTMVLALDNHGDIAGLASSLGGTLQMVAGGAMIAAASPFFDGTATPMIAAITLCGIAAFVLSRLIPLREGIPEAG, encoded by the coding sequence ATGTCAGCCGGAATGCTACGCTCGGCCCTTATCCTCGGCCTGTTGTCCTGTGTCGGTCCGCTTTCGATTGACATGTATCTGCCGGCGCTTCCCACGGTTGCCGACCATCTCGACTCGACCGTCGGTGCTGTGCAGATGACATTGACCGTGTTCTTCATTGCCTTCGGCGCATCGCAATTGGTCTATGGCCCGATCGCTGACCAGGTCGGGCGCAAGCCACCGCTCTATTTCGGGCTGGCAATCTTCATTCTCGGTTCCGTCGGCTGCGCCATGGCACCGAATATCGAGGTACTGATGGCTGCACGGTTCGTTCAAGGGCTTGGTGCGGCCGTCCTCATGGTCATACCGCGCGCGATCATCCGCGATCTGCATACGGGCGTTGAAGCGACGCGCCTGATGGCGCTGATCATGCTGGTCATCAGCGTGTCGCCCATGCTGGCGCCGCTCGCCGGCAGTGGCATGATCCTGCTGGCCGGTTGGCGGTCGATCTTCCTGCTGCTTTGCGTCGCAGCCGTGTGCAGCCTGTTGTTGACCGGATTCATGCTGCCCGAAACGCTGAAACCGGAAAACCGGGTCGTGTTCAACCGGCGCAGTTTCATGAAAGGCGCCCGCACCCTTCTCACCGATACGGAGTTCATGGGACTGACCTTCATCGGCGGGTTCGGCATGGCAAGCTTCTTCGTCTTCATCGCCAGCGCCTCTTTTGTTTACAGCGATCAGTTCGGTCTCTCACCGACCGGGTTCAGCATTGCCTTCGCCATCAACGCCATCGGCTTCTTTGCCGCGTCCCAGACGGCAGCCGGTTTCGGCAAGCGTTTCGGCATGGCAAGAGTTGTGTCCGCGGCGGTTGCCGGCTTTTGTGTGCTGACGATCATCCTGTTTGCTCTGACCCTTGCCGGATACGGTTCATTGGTGGTCATCGTCGGATTTCTCTTTGCGGCCAATGCCTGCCTCGGTCTGGTCATCCCGACCACGATGGTCCTGGCGCTCGACAACCATGGTGACATTGCCGGTCTCGCCTCATCACTGGGTGGAACACTTCAAATGGTCGCAGGCGGCGCGATGATTGCCGCCGCAAGCCCGTTCTTCGACGGAACGGCAACACCCATGATCGCAGCGATTACGCTTTGCGGTATTGCCGCGTTTGTGCTGTCGCGCCTGATCCCGCTGCGTGAGGGTATCCCTGAGGCCGGATAG